In Aestuariibaculum lutulentum, one DNA window encodes the following:
- a CDS encoding nitrate reductase cytochrome c-type subunit produces MKRIGIISLFLILFLAFVAVWNISYREGQEEAYIPIENENPMPIIPSEIGVFERSKFALDYVNMPVDENHQRTLETYYNNRAFHGAPPSIPHPVASERGMGENICLKCHQNGGFVDKFNAYAPVTPHPEMVNCRQCHVAQVTESLFEETNFHKIKAPEVGVNNALDGSPPVIPHQIQMHENCLACHAGPAAPKEIRVTHPERVNCRQCHVPNNKETRDIGEFKRISNYDE; encoded by the coding sequence ATGAAGCGAATAGGTATAATATCTTTGTTTCTAATATTATTTCTGGCATTTGTTGCGGTCTGGAATATTAGTTATCGTGAAGGGCAGGAGGAAGCTTACATTCCAATTGAAAATGAAAATCCAATGCCAATAATCCCTTCAGAGATTGGGGTTTTTGAGCGTTCAAAATTTGCTTTAGATTACGTCAATATGCCAGTCGATGAAAATCATCAGCGTACATTAGAAACATATTATAACAACAGAGCATTTCACGGTGCACCACCCAGTATTCCGCATCCGGTGGCCAGTGAGCGTGGTATGGGTGAAAATATCTGTTTAAAATGCCATCAAAATGGAGGTTTTGTCGATAAATTTAATGCTTATGCTCCAGTAACGCCACATCCTGAAATGGTGAATTGTCGTCAATGTCATGTAGCGCAGGTAACAGAATCTTTGTTTGAAGAAACTAATTTTCATAAAATAAAAGCTCCCGAAGTGGGTGTAAATAATGCTTTAGATGGTAGTCCTCCAGTTATTCCGCATCAAATTCAAATGCATGAAAATTGTCTGGCTTGTCATGCAGGGCCAGCAGCTCCAAAAGAGATTCGTGTTACACATCCAGAACGTGTAAATTGCAGACAATGTCATGTGCCTAATAATAAAGAAACGAGAGATATTGGGGAATTTAAAAGAATAAGTAATTATGATGAGTAG